The genomic window TGGTACGAGGCACACTACGGCCAGTCCCTCGGCCGTAGACGCCAGAAGGCCCAGGCCgccaaggagggcaaggtcgaggaggagaccaagaagagcaaggccgTCGAGAAGAAGCAGGCCGAGCGCTTTGCCGCCACCGGCAAGGTCGACGCCGTTCTCGAGAAGCAGTTTGAGGCCGGTCGCCTGTACGCCATTATTTCCAGCCGTCCCGGCCAGTCCGGCCGCTGCGATGGCTACATcttggagggcgaggagctTGCTTTCTACCAGCGCAAGCTGCACAAGTAAAGTGTGTTTTTGTTGTGTGCGcattggccaaggagaacgGGGAGAGGTTGTGCTTGGGAAGCTGGAGATCCAGTCGGCATGGCAGCTCCCATCCGCTGGTGTCCAAAAATCAATCCCCTCACGGGAATGGTGTTCAAGGGATTTTCTCAATTGTCTTGGGCATATTTTTTCAGGGCATGAAGAGCTTGACATGAAGCATCGGAATGGGTCCATAGGGAatgaaaacaaaagaaactTTTTTTAACGTGAAATGTCACTGTACAATTTAATTACACTTATTTGCTGTATATGATGCATGAATAATACCTGAACCATGTTGCCATGCCCATAGCAGTAAGCGGACAAGACAATGTCACATAGTAGAGTTGCGTCCCCGGTGGACGAGGTATTGCTGTGTTTCGGGGACTTAAGCATGTCCCTTGAGATAAACCTTGTATTTCAATGTTTCCTCCTGCATCACGACACAACCAGTCCAGTTTCCGCGGGCCCTCAAGGTATCACAGGGCGATACGTTAGCCAGGTGGTCGAATACTTGTGATAAGTCACGCTCGATATCCACGTACGGTAACTTATTCTCTTGTGACACTTTTTCTACAAAGTACTCATCCTATCGTTGTGATTACCCGCTCCATGTTGTTGTCATGTCAAGGTCCAGCCCACCACAAAAGAAATCCATCAATGCACCGAGAACCAAGAATGTAGTATGCAAGCCCGCCGATATCATCATACATCAAGTCAGCTATGGTTTCCTTCCTCTACCACCTTGTATCCAGGTAACAAGGAGAGGTCTTATAACGCCATGCGGTAGCTTATGACAGctattttttgtttttgtaCATGAATGCTTCCAATAAcaggagaagcagaaggacGAAAGAGAATGAATTTTATACGCGTTGCTTTCCACTAGTATATAATGTGGAAGAAATTGTGCAGAGAAGAGCCAGTGTTATGTGCGAAATTGACGACCCATGTCGGTCCATTTGGTTTTCAGGGTTTCGTGTTCATCGTTGATCTGTAGTGAAACAAGCACATGTTAGTCGTTCAGTGAGAAACCAAATGTGGTTACCATTCAGGGTTTGGAAGTCACTTACCTGGGCATAGCGCAATTTGCAATCCGCCAGCTCCTTTGCGAGTCTGTGCAATTCATTCTGCAAATCTACGTTTTCTTGGTAGACGTCtgcattcttcttcaccATTTCACTCCGCTCTATCTTCCACTTCCTCTCGATCTCCTCAGGTTGTAACTGAATCACGTTCCTCAGTTCCTTAACCTGACCCTGGAGGCCCTCGTTCTCGTCCCGTAACCTATCGTTCTCACCCGGTAGCGTATCGTTTTCATCCCGTAGCTTTTCGTTCTCTTTCCGTAGCTTTTCGTTGTCGGTCCGTAGCTCTTCGTTGTCGGTCCTTAgcgtctccatctcctctcGCAACTGATCGCTCTCCACCGTGCAATGAACAAGCTTGTTACAAAGATCTTTTTGCTCGGCATCATGAGCCTGGACTCGTTCTTCCAATTTTCGCACCTGACCAGCCAGGTTCTCTTTAGCCATCTTCAGATCCTGCAACTCtgtttcttgtttcttcctAGCTTGAGTCTTCTCCTCCCATTCCGTGGTATATATCTTCAATATCTCGGGCGTAATCTTGACCTCGCATGCATCTCGGACAAGTTGGTCCGCTCTATACACCTCCTTGTCTATGCTGGAACTGGAGCTCCCAAAGAATCCATTTTCAAGGATACTGCCCTGGCTGGGATCTTTGTCGATATACACATCAAAAAGCCTGTCCTTCAAATACGTTGTAAGTTGTTGCATGTCGGATAATCCCAGCAGCGTGCTAGCATTCTTTTGCATCAACACGATACCGAATCGCAGAACAGCAGACAGGCCTTCGGACAAAATCAAGTCGTAGATACGGAGAACAAGCTGAAGCGGGAAGCGGTAGGCGAATAAGGTGAGAAACCATTGCGTAGCATAAAGATGTGGGGAGACATCGCGACGATGCAAGTGACAGTACAGTGCTGGCTCCAAATCTTCCAGCAAACGCTCGAATAGGTAGCAATGCATGTGCAATCCCGGCATATCCTTGATAAACAAGTCCCGTAGTTTATATTGGTGCATTAAACGAACGAGCAGACAAAATGCCTCGTCCTCAGGCATCTAGATATGAAGAGTGTCAGTGTCAGTCATGTTCTCGTCGTGGCCTGGCTAGACGGGGGTGTTTTTGCTTACATTGAATAGCAATGGCATGATCAAAAAATTCATGCCCTGTGCGTAGCCAACACCATCGTCGTAGAGAGCATACGCTTTGCAGACGCCAAACAGACCTTCTTGAAGCCCCGCAGCAGCGGCATGCTTGGAAAAGCTCGTTCTCGCCCCAAGATCACGTCGAATAGTTTTCTCGAGGGTCTGAATTTTGGCTGCCCGCTCTTTCTGTTTCTTTTGTTTCTCCGCGACCAATGCAGCCTGTGCTTTTGCAATCGTCTCCTGGCTCTTCTCGCTCCTAGGTGAcgtgctgccattgccagccGACTTATTCGAATGAATAGATGATGCGGAAGACTTCACGCCGTCACCATTTGTGTAGGAGGCGATGCCACTGGCACTGGGAGTGGGACTAGTAGCTGTGCTGCGGATATTctgcttgtccttgtcggtACCTTGGGTGACGAGATCTTTGTACAGAGTTTCAAGGTGTTCATTTTTGCTCTGCGCAAGGACTTGCCAGATGACTCCTCTAATAGCGTTGGGAATGCCCGTAGCAATGGCCCTGTTCAACTCCTCGGGGCTGGTTCGGGCTACCGCTGCCGGACCTTCATAGACGACAGACTGCCAAAGATCCCAATCCACTTGGGCTTCCTGCATTGCTGAAGGCCCGGCATTAACTCCAGATGCTGTGCCAGGGGCCAATTCATGATTGGGACTCGGCACTGGAGGCAGTGGGCTCTTGTCACCGGGCACAGTCTTACCGTCTGTGCTGACGAGCCCAAGCGCATCCTCTTGTCCGTCTCCATCGCCAGGAATTAGCTGTATACCAGCTTCCTCGCGCATTCGTAGAACTTTGAACCTGTCCTTGAGACTCTTCCGATGGTTACCATTGGCGCCATTCGTAACTTGGTTTTCCTCCGTGAGCGTACTGAGCATCATTTCTGGGTTGCTTGTCAGGGTAGCAATGGAGCTTGCGGTGTTTCTTCTCCCAGAAGGCTGAGCTGGCGGAGACGTAGAGGTGTCTTTGTTTGTGGAAAACCAGGAAAATGGGGCCGAGCGTTTCCGGGCAGGAGGACTTGGGGCCGGTTGCGGTGGAGGAGCGGCGACTGCATTGTTTGAAGGGCTAGGGCTCTTCGAGGGTGATTCAGCGGAGGGAGACCAAGCCATAGATGGGAGAGCATTTGTAATGCTGCTCAGAGACAAGGTCTTGCTGGCATGGTCCTTTTCAGGTGGAATCGGGGGTGCTACCAAGATACTCGTTTAGTGGGCAAGAATTATAGGGGTCAGTTGTTTAACACACCTTCTGGCTTGGCAGGCGTCTCGTCATCCAGGTTCACATTATCGAGGTTCGATGTATTGGAAATGCGGCGCGAGAGCGGTGACGACGTCCTGCCCGGGGCTGGCTTTACTTCCGCCTTGTCAGAGTCCACCAATTCATCCCTGGAAGTCCTCttgtcttcttcgtcttcctcgtccttctcttccttctcgtccttctcgtccttctcgtcctcgtcgctttTCTCGCCTCCCTCattctcctcatcttctccgTCTCGTCGCGAAGCCCTTTTCGAAAGGGAAACGGATCTTTTGGTCAATGAGCGTACAGAGCCTGCATCAACTGTATCTGCAGTAGTATCTGCATTGTCTACAGCATCTTCGAACGAGTCCCTGTCTCCGCCCTGCAAACAAGCGAAGGTCAGCAAATATTCCAAGAGGGAACAGTGTGGGAAGGGAGGCTTGTAATTGCTCTATAAAGCTTGCGGGCAGAAGCTACAGGCAAAAACAAGTGAATTTTGGCCTCGACGTACCGTATCTGGGCTCGAGctggcggccgaggagggcCTCGGCTTCCGTTCCTCCTGATCATCAGGAGAAGAAACGTCGCCGCCCTGCAGCGACATTGTATTTGTGCGTAAGCGCAGGGCGCCTTTGAGTGCGGTGGTTGTATATGTCAGTTTATGTTGCTCGTGGTTTGGAGCAGTTCAGCTCGTGGCCACCAGCACCGAATGAGGTGACGACTGCTCGTGTGACGTCGAACCTAGGGCAAGGGGAAAGGAGGTTTCTTGTCTGCTCAGCCGTCGACTCTCTCGTATACTAAGGATGGTAAGCAAGGAGCGTGCCGCGCAGCGTCGCAATTACGGCCAGAACAGGAACAAAATTATTGAGAATGCGGAAAAGTAGTTACAGAGTGGAAGTCAGAAGCAGGGAGTAATAAAGAAGGCGGTGGTGAGTTGGCAAACGGGCACTGGTCTCCTCCCCCCTGGTTTCTTAGCGGGAggtggaacattgaagaccGAGGAGATACTTGGTGGAGTTTGGCGGTTAGTTGGGGGAATGTGTGCAATGGCTCGTGGCGGCTGGCTTGAATGTTTCTGGGCATTGAATGCGCAAGCTTGCTAGCCCAGGAACAGGCACCTGCTAGTTGGGAGCGAGATAGGGGCTCTGGACGCCTCAATGGCCAGCTGGCAGATacagcaccagcaacattgaacccaacGCTACCAGAAGCCTGGTCTGCTCTAAGCAACCAGCACCCGGCAACCAACCCTCAAGTTAGGCGTGCATGCGGTCTGGTGCTCAAGTGGGCATGGAGGCAGACAGGCCCACCTGGACTGGGGAGCTCTGGCCGCTGACACCGACCCTCGACCCTTCGAATCGCAGCGTCAGACTGGGTCTTGGATGGGGCTCCGGGTCCAAGTCAGGTTTCAGAGGTCGGCTGGTGGGCCCACCTGTGGAAGACCCATaaacattcaatgttcggaTTGACACGCAAAAAGCATGGCATCCATTCATCAGAAAGGCGGGCAGAGAAGCGAGGTTGATACTACGTACAAAGATGGCAATGTTAGCGCCCAGGATTGTTCTGCTATGAACCTTgaatttcaatgttgctttcCAAGTGCTCCAGTATGCAATCTGTGCTTCGTGCCCTGTGCTCGTATCGCGTGTCAACCACATTGTTCGCCCCCGCCAGGGGCTTTCGCTTCAAAGGCTCAAAAGGTGCTTATATTGGCATTCACTGATCAAGTGGTTTGTTGGTCCTGCTACCACATGCCTCTGCGGAAGCCTGAATACTGGCGAGGAGcaacatcattgatgcttcCCACTCTGCTTTGCCCGCATTGTCAGGGGAACCGTCCACGAGAAAACTCTATATTCCCCAGGTGCGGAGAGGCAGATATCCCAAGGAGCGCCGCTTAGCCGCACATTTACCATGTACGACGACGTCTAGTACCAATGTATGTACAAGTTGCGAGGCATGGGCCGTCAAAGCCAACTCAACGTGTCATTTTTAGCATGACAGCTCGATCTTTGTAGTATTCCGCTTCCAAAGGCAGATTTGGCGGGgtctctctcctctcca from Metarhizium brunneum chromosome 2, complete sequence includes these protein-coding regions:
- the GYP5 gene encoding GTPase-activating protein GYP5, whose product is MSLQGGDVSSPDDQEERKPRPSSAASSSPDTGGDRDSFEDAVDNADTTADTVDAGSVRSLTKRSVSLSKRASRRDGEDEENEGGEKSDEDEKDEKDEKEEKDEEDEEDKRTSRDELVDSDKAEVKPAPGRTSSPLSRRISNTSNLDNVNLDDETPAKPEAPPIPPEKDHASKTLSLSSITNALPSMAWSPSAESPSKSPSPSNNAVAAPPPQPAPSPPARKRSAPFSWFSTNKDTSTSPPAQPSGRRNTASSIATLTSNPEMMLSTLTEENQVTNGANGNHRKSLKDRFKVLRMREEAGIQLIPGDGDGQEDALGLVSTDGKTVPGDKSPLPPVPSPNHELAPGTASGVNAGPSAMQEAQVDWDLWQSVVYEGPAAVARTSPEELNRAIATGIPNAIRGVIWQVLAQSKNEHLETLYKDLVTQGTDKDKQNIRSTATSPTPSASGIASYTNGDGVKSSASSIHSNKSAGNGSTSPRSEKSQETIAKAQAALVAEKQKKQKERAAKIQTLEKTIRRDLGARTSFSKHAAAAGLQEGLFGVCKAYALYDDGVGYAQGMNFLIMPLLFNMPEDEAFCLLVRLMHQYKLRDLFIKDMPGLHMHCYLFERLLEDLEPALYCHLHRRDVSPHLYATQWFLTLFAYRFPLQLVLRIYDLILSEGLSAVLRFGIVLMQKNASTLLGLSDMQQLTTYLKDRLFDVYIDKDPSQGSILENGFFGSSSSSIDKEVYRADQLVRDACEVKITPEILKIYTTEWEEKTQARKKQETELQDLKMAKENLAGQVRKLEERVQAHDAEQKDLCNKLVHCTVESDQLREEMETLRTDNEELRTDNEKLRKENEKLRDENDTLPGENDRLRDENEGLQGQVKELRNVIQLQPEEIERKWKIERSEMVKKNADVYQENVDLQNELHRLAKELADCKLRYAQINDEHETLKTKWTDMGRQFRT